Within the Sebastes umbrosus isolate fSebUmb1 chromosome 5, fSebUmb1.pri, whole genome shotgun sequence genome, the region CTTGTCGAGGTTCCAGGCGGCTGGAACCTCATAATCTTACAGACTTTGGTGGCTTTGATGGCGAGGGCTAGTGTTTGAGGGTTCTCATGTTGATTATGGTTGCACACTTTCCGTGAGTCTGCAACTCTGCAGACTTTCCTTCTGAGGATAACCTCCAGTGTGTTCAAAATCAACGGCGATGACGGTGGAATTTCGGAAGCCAAAAAAAGTAAACGTGAGCAAAACATGGAAGAATTTGGCAGGAGGAATGTTCTTGGAAGTATACTACTTGTTTGTCTCATAATGGCGTGATAGTGCCTTCCCACTATGCTGATTTGATACAAAAGTATAATTCTGCTTTTAAACAGGGAACATTTTCTTCGGTTCATTACATTAAGAATATGAGTCTCACACTTAACTGGACACAGGATGCCATGGTCCAGATCACGTGCGTGAGTGACCACAACAGCATGGTGTCATCTCTGAGGCTGCGCTCTcgtttgggggaaagaaactcgccgtcacaggagaggaaatgatgaaaagctgttgtgtagcgggttaacgaggctttcacactgacatctgagtctcatacgatacgtgaatattcacagTCAGTGTGCTAAAtcactaaatgatgctggtgacagtgactagcatggctagctaacgttagcgtGATGCTGCAGTAATTCAGTCACACATTAACGttacagcagcatcagactgtcgtctccaactgaatctcagcctatagatcaaacagttggttgTTAACACCTTGGTTATTCACAGAGAACACTCAGCCTAACGGGATTCCATCAgatatgtatagaagtctgCTTAAGCAATatcctccactgtgttggacgggggaagactgaagggacatggtggTGATCAGCCTTCATCTATTAAGGTATCgccaacgctcaggttcaggcaagatggcaaaataattattttaatattatttgtataacaagagatgaatgcatactaatttgtcaaaattacaatccaaacataagTCAAATTTCactgaagtctatgggatcttcggttttcttTCCTCCGAAAGGGGGAACTAAATCATGACTTTTTGTGAAGTACCAGTATGTGCCGTTCTGATGTATGTCAGTTAAAGTCTGTGGGGGTGAATAGGACATAGGGTGGACACTGGAACTGGGCCTTGAATTCAAGCTAAGGGGAAAACAGTGGCACATCAACCACATTGTGGAATGAGCCTTCAATCTTCAGTCAGGAAAAGGCAACAGTCAATTAACAGACcaattttttgtttgtgttggaaATGCATCTCTATCAAACAGTGCTCCGGATCGGGTTCAAATTACTCTTCCTCAAAACTCAGACTTGGCACTCACAGAGCTCTCATGTGTTCCCTTTAACTCTCCGCTGGTGGCTCCTGACACCCCCGCCTGATCTTTGCAAAACAATCGCATTAAAGTGCCGCGGAACTTCTCCGCTCCAAATAGGTAGATCAGTGGGTCCATGGCGCCGTTCAAGCAGGTGAGGGAGGAGGTGAGGCGGTTGGCCAAGCTCAGGCCTCTGCGTGTCTGGCAGGAGACGTCGGGTTGGCTGTAGCCCAGGATGAAAGTGGCCCGGCTCATATGATAAGGCAGGAAACAGACTACATAGATGAGCATGACCAGACCGATGGTGCGCAGGGCCCTCAGCTTGATGGCCGGCTCTAACCTGGAGCCCCGATGCAAGCTGTGAATGATGAGCAGGTAACAGGACAGGGTGGCGAGGAAAGGTGGGGTGAACGCCACTGCTAGTGAGATCAGTGCGTTGCGTGAGGCCTTCTCTCTGTACAGCTGCAAACACACCGTCACGCCGTCCACCTCTGCAGTCTGGTGGGTGATTAGCAGTGGCGCCATGGAGACGGTAACCAGGGCCCACAGAGAGAAGCTGATGATGTGAGCGTAGCGAGCGCGACGAACCTTCAGCGACCTCACAGCGTGAACCACAGCCAGGTAGCGATCCCCCGCCACACAGGCCAGGAAGTACAGGCTGGCGTACATGttgacataaaacaaaaagcCCGCCAGTCTGCAGGGCACCTCGCCGAAGGGCCAGTGGCCTCCGGTGAGGTGGTAGGTGGCCCTCAGCGGGAGGATGATCACGTACGATAAGTCTGCCACAGCCAGATGAATCAAGAAGACGTTAGCTGGAGAGGAAGCGCCCCGCTGGTGAGAGAAGATCCAGAGAGCCAGGCTGTTACCGTTCAGCGCCAGAAAGAAAACCAGAATGTAGAAGCATCCAAACAGAGTGTTCTCAATCGTTGTATCCACTGCCGCACAGCTCTCTGCTGACTGATTGGATAGCAGGGAAGGCAGCTCCGTTGTAGCAGACTCCATTTTTGGTGGCTGAGgagacagaattttttttataaatgtatctTAAAAGCAATTTTCAGAAACATTCTCGTCTTTGGAATGATTTCTATTTTAATAAAGCAACATATGTCTCTTTGCAGGATAGACAAAACTAAATCATTGACAGATGGGCTGACCATTTGAGTCATGACGTTTCTAAACACGTGCTTTTGATTTCTAAAATAGTTCATTGTTAGTATTCAGACAGCAAACTACCCCAGTGACAGGAAACCCAACCCCTGTCCACACTACTCCCtgcccacacccacacacacccacacacacccacgcacacacacacacacacacacacacacacacacacacacacacacacactacacacacacacacacacacacacacacacaacacacacacacacacacacacacacacacacacacacacacacacacacgcacacacacacgcacacacacagtatttgtCACAGTGCCAGTCTCACAAGGTAACAATAGATGTCAGTGTCCCTGGCTAATGTGTGCATGCCGTCAGAGCGGATAATTACTTAATTCTGACCACTACAAGTATGAGACTTCCTCCGCACACTATTAAGTTGAGGAAGTCTGCGTCATCACTTCTTCACTCTTCTATTTACTGGCCTCATAGTCTGATTTGTCAGCAAGAATTCTTTTATCGAGACTGAATTGAAAACTCTCAGGGGCATATAAAAAGAGGTATTACATGAAACTTGGGGGAACTTGgggacttggttaggcttaggtaccaaaactacttagttaggtgtaggaaaTGATCGcgatttgggtttaaataataCCGGATGTGCATGGTgaaacttaagtacggaagctacgtgacaaataaatcaactttgacctgTGGTTttacacaggacacgaacactggtctcctgggagaaagtcctgtgtttattgaCCCACCCAttcaccctgacctcctccctacacggcgttcgcCACTCTGTATACTTCCCGGTTTACGTGAATTACATTTGATtatgtgctgaccatcacgaaaattgtttaatttgtgtctgtgtacatgaatcaaaacattcaatttagtggctatttcacaaactgctgtgtaaCTGGGCTGGATAATAAgctactatacagtatatagctgCTATATATGTAACGTTCTAGTCTAAAATTCAATGTGAAATGTGACAGAATTATATATAATCAGAGTTGAATTTCAAACCCACTGTAATGCTAGCATAGCAGATATGAGTCTGAAAATATGTCTCCATGTGTTAATATCTCTTTTTAAAGGTTCCACAATTtggtaaatacatttattcactTCCTGCTGACAGTTGGATTAGAAAAAAATGTCCCCTCCTAGCCGACTTCCAGCTGATTACACCTCTGAAGCAAGCTAAAGAACACGTTATATCTGTATAAGTAtactgttgttaaaaaaaaaaaaaaaaaaatgtctttaaaaatatCTAGCTTATCTTTAAATGCAAATTTTTGGATACTGTAGCCTATATTTGAGTCTCCCCTCTTCATTGACAGTTACAATTTTTGAGTATGAAATAGACTCAATATAACTTAAATATCATTTCCAACATTCCTCAaagaatttcactttttttccccaatctTAGAGGACTATTTAGACACACCTCAAAAATAACCACCCACTCTTCCGTCCCTCCGGCAACTCCAGCAGGCTCCAACTGTCCACTCCTCTCATTTTGTTTTGATCTCCTCCTTTTCTGCTTTAGCCCAACATCTACACAAACATCACTGGGGCGTGAACTGCAATAATTAATCCCAGAAAAGGCTTGAACTTTCACTTTGTAATTTGTGGAGGATCCAagaacagcatgaaaacatgtgtATCAGGGATGAACTTGTCATCCCACAGATGTTTCTGTAGCTGAAGGGGGGGTCCCCAAATCTACAATCCAAACAGTGAAATGTGGTTAAGAGATGCTGCACCAATGCAGGGCTCCTTAACAAAAAGCGAAAGGGATTGTCTCTTTTCACCATTTCACCAGCTCACTGTCTGGACTTTTGGCCTATTAGGAAGCAGCCACATGGAGCAGCGTGGCTCTTTTCACTGTGTGCTACGCTCCTGCACTGACTGGAGCTGTGAGACCCACAACGGAGGACATTTCTCAGCCAAGGCTCAGACTCAGGAGCCCCAAACAAAAGGGTTGCAGTCCCAGCAGGGATAACAAACCAGGAGCAGCACAGCTCAAAGGAAAAGCTCCCATAAATACGGATCCCCGAGGGATAATCCTAAAGAGAGGCAAACCTGAAATATGCCTTCATCACATTGATCTGGGTAAGCAGATCTGTGCAAGAGCGTTGGCAGAGAGGAGACGGAGCATCCTGGCGTTGGTCCTTTTCAGAGATTAGTCGGTGACAATTTGTTGTGACAAAACTGTGACAGCTGTAATGTGTACAGTCTTCTATTGTTAAAACCCGTCACAGTAAACCAAGTAGAATAAAGTAACTGTGAAATCTGGTTATTGGATTAAACGCGAGTGCACTTGGTATTCACTGACTGGAAGGATCCAGTCTTAAAATATAGATGGTAGATTGTCAAACACGAGCATATAGACAGAAAAACAGCTTCTTCCCAAAAGCTGTGGCACTACTGAACTCAGACATCTCCTCAGTCTGACAAGATTGATGTGCCGCACACTGCACTCTTACTGgacttttgctgctgctgctgctgctgtttgcacACTTGCTAGTTGTATTTTAGAGTTATTTTATTATACTCATACTGctctattttacactttttattgCTGATATTTACTACCAATCTTTTACCTTATTCCTGCCTTATTTACAGTATTCTTTGAATATCTGTgtgtagtcttttttttaaatacaatgcACCATTTGAGGGCAAACATAATTTTGTTATGCTTGCATAACAACAATGAAGTTCTTGAATCTTGAGTCAAAGCTCAAAAAATCGGTCAAAATGCGGAGCTGTTTTGAAGTTTACATGACAAAAGTGACAGAATAAATACTTACTACTATTGCACAGTAAAGTATCAAGGATATATTGTTTTACTGCAACCATTTGTGACACTTAAATACAGTGTTTACTATGAAAACAATAGAAGGAATCTTTTTAGGGAATTTTTTAATAAAGTTATCAAAATCAAAATCTGAGGTAAAATAGAAGACTTACCTGAGCTCTCCAGTGAATGGTCTTTTTGAAGAAAAGGTTGGCTGCTTTAGGAACAATTCAGCTGCTGGACAATCAGCGCAGGAGCAGAGTGAAGACTGGGAGTCCGACCGGCGAGCTCTGGAAGAACTGAAGCTCTGACACAAAGAATGCTGTCCTATAAcccccttttctctccctcaAGATGTTCTTAGGAATGAGACTGTAGCTCTTTTTGTGTCTCAACAAATTTGATAAGAGAGGGAGTCCCAATGGGAGCCTTTCGTTTGAACCTTGACCCcaccctttctctctccatccccttCTCCTCAGAGAGCCACTTGTGCGCTCCACAATAGCCTGAGTCAGAATAAGCAGCACATTTTAGCTGCGGGGAGAAGAATGGCATGCCTCAGTTGCAACGAGACGTTGGGTATGACTCCATGGAAACGAGGCCTAGCGGTGCACCGGGTGCCTTTACTGTGAACTCCACACACCCCCCACTGACAGATAGAAGATGGACTGTGCTGTTGATTTAGAAGTTTATGACTAAAGTCTCAGAGATGATCTTTTGTCGATGGTCTGTTTAGTTCTAGAGGGCCCCATTCCCTATAGGAGAGCAAGTGAAAAACAAGAGTGGGGAGGGAAGGGGGGATGCTTGAAGGAAACAGAGGCCCTTGTTGGCCTCTTGCCTCCTGGGGGCATCTTGAATTGGAATGCCCAAAATAATCAGTCACATAGCCGTCGGACAGATGTGGAGAGAGTACCCGCTGGCTGAGGGGGGATAATATTTCTTTCATACAAGGAGATCACAGCTGTGTGTCAGACACATCGGCCCTTTCTCTGCTCTGTATCATCGATATGCAAATGCTATTCTGTAGACTTGAATGGAGCCACTATCTGTGCGGGACTGGGGAGAAGCTTTGACATCACTACCCTGTTAATCTACTGCCAACTGCTAATTGGGAAGGCCCCCGCTTTTGTTCAGCTTCTCAGCTCTGTCTGTCGCGCGTCTCGTAACCCCGAAGCAATAACATTGCCTTGTGTAAGTGCTTACTATCATAAATGTATCATTCTTCTTACTGCTGTGAAGGAGCGGCTCCCGGCTGCTCAGACTAAATAAGATGCTCGAAACATTTTCAACCGGCTTCCActtggaaaatgttttat harbors:
- the gpr17 gene encoding uracil nucleotide/cysteinyl leukotriene receptor, producing MESATTELPSLLSNQSAESCAAVDTTIENTLFGCFYILVFFLALNGNSLALWIFSHQRGASSPANVFLIHLAVADLSYVIILPLRATYHLTGGHWPFGEVPCRLAGFLFYVNMYASLYFLACVAGDRYLAVVHAVRSLKVRRARYAHIISFSLWALVTVSMAPLLITHQTAEVDGVTVCLQLYREKASRNALISLAVAFTPPFLATLSCYLLIIHSLHRGSRLEPAIKLRALRTIGLVMLIYVVCFLPYHMSRATFILGYSQPDVSCQTRRGLSLANRLTSSLTCLNGAMDPLIYLFGAEKFRGTLMRLFCKDQAGVSGATSGELKGTHESSVSAKSEF